One stretch of Chlamydia abortus DNA includes these proteins:
- the sucB gene encoding dihydrolipoyllysine-residue succinyltransferase yields the protein MITEVRIPNVAESISEVTIASLLVTSESLVQENQGIMEIESEKVNQLIYAPISGRIVWSVAEGDVVAVGGIVARIYDANESVSESTVKDTPVGETVDAEIICFPRSTAHNPPSEGKTFVPLREKMQEEPQRSGAKNEVRERMSSIRKTISRRLVTALHESAMLTTFNEIHMTPLMKLRKEKQEAFSARYNVKLGLMSFFIKAVIEALKAYPRVNAYIDGDEIVYRQYYDISIAVGTERGLVVPVIREADKLSSGDIEMKLADLASRARDGLISLPELEGGSFTITNGGVYGSLLSTPIINPPQVGILGMHKIEKRPVVIDNTIAIADMMYVAFSYDHRIIDGKEAVGFLIKIKDAIEQPEQLLDF from the coding sequence ATGATCACAGAAGTACGCATTCCAAATGTCGCTGAATCCATAAGCGAAGTCACAATAGCTTCTCTTTTGGTAACTTCAGAGAGCTTGGTTCAGGAGAATCAAGGGATTATGGAGATCGAAAGCGAAAAGGTAAATCAACTGATCTATGCGCCTATATCTGGAAGGATTGTTTGGTCTGTCGCTGAAGGAGATGTTGTTGCCGTCGGTGGAATTGTTGCTAGGATCTATGATGCTAATGAATCTGTTTCTGAAAGTACAGTCAAGGACACTCCCGTGGGGGAGACAGTAGATGCGGAGATCATTTGTTTCCCGAGGTCTACAGCTCACAATCCTCCTTCTGAGGGAAAGACATTTGTTCCTTTACGTGAGAAAATGCAAGAAGAACCGCAACGTTCGGGAGCTAAAAATGAGGTGCGTGAGCGTATGTCATCAATACGCAAAACGATTTCTCGACGTTTAGTTACAGCTCTTCATGAATCCGCAATGTTAACAACATTCAATGAGATTCATATGACCCCTCTGATGAAACTGCGGAAGGAAAAACAAGAGGCCTTTTCTGCTCGTTATAATGTGAAACTGGGTTTAATGTCCTTTTTCATAAAAGCGGTTATTGAAGCGCTGAAGGCTTATCCTCGTGTCAATGCGTATATTGATGGTGATGAGATTGTCTATCGCCAGTATTACGATATTTCTATTGCTGTGGGAACAGAACGTGGTCTTGTTGTTCCAGTGATTCGTGAGGCCGATAAGCTCTCAAGTGGTGACATTGAAATGAAGCTTGCGGATTTAGCGAGTAGAGCTCGAGATGGGTTAATTTCTCTTCCAGAGTTAGAAGGAGGAAGTTTCACTATTACAAATGGTGGGGTTTACGGTTCCTTACTTTCTACACCTATTATCAATCCTCCTCAAGTAGGGATATTGGGAATGCACAAAATAGAAAAACGCCCTGTAGTGATTGATAATACCATCGCCATAGCAGATATGATGTATGTTGCCTTTAGCTATGACCATCGTATTATTGACGGTAAAGAGGCAGTTGGTTTTCTGATCAAAATCAAAGATGCTATAGAACAACCAGAACAGCTTCTTGATTTTTAA
- a CDS encoding 2-oxoglutarate dehydrogenase E1 component, producing the protein MDSEFVGQVHSSDMDWIEAMFQKFLNHETLDPSWKYFFEGYQLGQERAASASSGNEEAYAALQEKKAQFLCMIYRYYGYLQSQISPLTSVNPSPLIQEKIKNIDLNEIVPSLGLLPQPKVPVRDLIQALKNFYCRSISVETLACSPQLQEYVWKLMESKSPQRSPEELARSYQDICKATFFEEFLQVKFTGQKRFSLEGCESLVSMLEHLVRYGVTQNITSYILGMAHRGRLNVLTNVLGKPYSQVFMEFEDNPQFRGLDTVGDVKYHKGYVSRSFGQHGEEVTFVMLPNPSHLEAVDPVVEGVVAALQHQVDAGKEHSCLAILVHGDAAFSGQGVVYETLQLSQIPGYSTGGTLHIIVNNHIGFTAQPRESRSTPYCTDIAKMLGIPVFRVNAEDVVACLQAIEYSLKVREEFSCDVIIDLCCYRKYGHNESDDPSITAPLLYDEIKKKPTIREIYKKYLLDNYREEISADSLEKLEQGVQDVLNTEFQSLKQEENHKLFKRDCRHCDRMDLGELLINDVDVSLTRDTVFHISSKLCGLPENFTPHPKVKALLDKRMKMAKGEIGYDWGMAEELAFASLLIEKFSLRLSGQDAIRGTFSQRHLLWSDIKSGDTYTPLYHLSPDQGSVDMYNSPLSEYAVLGFEYGYAQQAERTLVLWEAQFGDFSNGAQIIFDQYISSAIQKWDLHSDLVVLLPHGYEGQGPEHSSARIERYLQLAANWNFQVVIPSTPVQYFRILREHTKRDLSLPLVIFTPKMLLRHPECISWIDEFTEPGGFRPILEDAEPNYDAKVFVLCSGKVYYDFKGALPQERKKDFACLRIESLYPLHLEDLLSVIGKYPKVEHYVWLQEEPQNMGAYDYIFMATEEIFPKKLTCVSRPRSSSTATGSARLSQQEFLTLMETLFSLGNV; encoded by the coding sequence GCATACGCCGCTCTGCAAGAAAAGAAAGCGCAATTCCTTTGTATGATCTATCGTTACTATGGTTATCTACAAAGTCAGATTTCTCCCCTCACTTCCGTTAATCCCTCTCCTTTGATTCAAGAAAAGATCAAAAATATAGATCTTAATGAAATTGTCCCTTCTTTAGGTCTCCTTCCTCAGCCTAAAGTTCCTGTGCGTGATTTAATCCAAGCATTAAAAAACTTTTATTGTCGTAGCATCTCTGTAGAAACTCTGGCGTGTTCTCCTCAATTGCAAGAGTATGTATGGAAACTGATGGAGAGTAAGTCTCCCCAACGCTCTCCAGAAGAGCTTGCGCGTTCCTATCAAGACATATGTAAGGCCACCTTTTTTGAAGAGTTCCTACAAGTAAAATTTACAGGGCAGAAAAGATTTTCCTTAGAAGGTTGTGAAAGTTTGGTCTCCATGCTTGAACATCTTGTGCGCTACGGTGTTACTCAAAATATCACAAGTTACATTCTTGGTATGGCCCACCGCGGGCGTCTGAATGTTTTGACTAATGTTTTAGGAAAGCCTTATTCCCAAGTTTTTATGGAGTTTGAGGATAATCCTCAATTTCGAGGTTTAGATACAGTTGGTGATGTGAAGTATCACAAGGGATATGTATCTAGATCTTTTGGTCAACATGGTGAGGAAGTGACGTTCGTCATGTTGCCCAATCCTAGCCATTTAGAAGCCGTGGATCCCGTTGTTGAGGGGGTTGTAGCCGCTTTACAACATCAAGTAGATGCGGGTAAGGAACATTCTTGTTTAGCGATTCTTGTTCATGGCGATGCCGCATTTTCGGGACAAGGCGTCGTATATGAGACTTTACAATTAAGTCAGATCCCTGGGTATTCCACAGGGGGAACATTACACATTATTGTAAACAACCATATAGGATTTACTGCTCAACCTAGAGAATCTCGCTCGACGCCTTACTGTACAGATATTGCTAAGATGTTGGGCATTCCGGTATTTCGTGTAAATGCTGAGGATGTGGTCGCTTGTTTGCAGGCTATAGAGTATTCTCTGAAGGTACGTGAAGAATTTAGTTGCGATGTAATTATCGATTTATGCTGTTATCGTAAATACGGTCATAATGAAAGTGACGACCCTTCAATAACAGCGCCTCTGCTCTACGATGAAATTAAGAAAAAGCCTACCATTCGAGAGATATATAAGAAGTATTTATTAGATAACTATCGGGAGGAAATCTCTGCAGATAGTTTGGAGAAGCTTGAACAAGGCGTTCAGGATGTTCTCAACACAGAATTCCAATCATTAAAGCAAGAAGAAAATCATAAACTCTTTAAAAGAGATTGTCGTCATTGCGATCGTATGGATCTCGGCGAGTTATTAATCAATGATGTCGATGTTTCCTTAACACGTGATACGGTATTTCATATCAGTTCTAAATTGTGTGGTCTTCCTGAAAACTTTACGCCCCATCCTAAGGTAAAAGCTCTGCTTGATAAGAGAATGAAAATGGCTAAAGGAGAAATTGGCTATGATTGGGGAATGGCTGAAGAGCTGGCTTTTGCTTCTTTATTGATCGAGAAATTTTCCCTACGTCTTTCAGGACAAGATGCTATTCGTGGAACCTTTAGCCAGCGACATTTATTATGGAGTGATATCAAATCTGGGGATACGTACACACCTTTGTATCACTTATCTCCTGATCAAGGCTCTGTAGATATGTATAATTCGCCATTGTCCGAATATGCTGTGTTAGGCTTCGAATATGGTTATGCTCAACAAGCAGAGCGTACTCTGGTTTTATGGGAAGCGCAATTTGGAGACTTTTCCAATGGAGCACAGATAATTTTTGATCAGTATATTTCATCTGCGATTCAAAAATGGGATCTACACTCTGATCTTGTTGTTCTTCTTCCTCATGGCTACGAAGGGCAGGGACCAGAACACTCTTCCGCGCGTATAGAAAGGTACTTACAGCTCGCTGCGAATTGGAATTTCCAAGTTGTGATTCCTTCCACTCCGGTACAATATTTCCGTATCTTGCGTGAACATACAAAACGAGATTTATCTTTACCCCTGGTGATCTTCACTCCAAAAATGCTTTTACGGCATCCTGAATGTATAAGCTGGATTGATGAGTTTACTGAGCCAGGAGGGTTTCGTCCTATCCTTGAAGATGCCGAACCTAATTATGATGCTAAGGTATTCGTCTTGTGTTCTGGAAAAGTATATTATGATTTTAAAGGTGCTTTACCTCAAGAACGTAAGAAAGACTTTGCTTGTTTACGTATTGAGAGTTTGTATCCTTTACATCTCGAAGATCTTCTTTCCGTGATTGGCAAGTATCCTAAAGTCGAGCATTACGTTTGGCTTCAAGAAGAACCTCAGAATATGGGGGCTTATGATTATATTTTCATGGCTACCGAAGAGATTTTCCCTAAAAAATTAACGTGCGTTAGCAGACCTAGAAGTAGTTCAACAGCTACGGGTTCCGCACGTCTTAGCCAACAAGAATTTTTAACATTAATGGAAACATTGTTTTCTTTAGGTAATGTATGA